One part of the Bacillus sp. FJAT-27916 genome encodes these proteins:
- the ctaG gene encoding cytochrome c oxidase assembly factor CtaG yields MDIRIFGFEALWSPYLLVSTLVIILAYFYVTYIKSRESFKKKEGFYFTSAMILFYIIKGSPVDLLGHLSFSVHMVQMAFLFLVIPPILLLGIPEWIYRKFVFKKWFIAISNPLFTLIFFNGIFSFYHVPSIFDVVKVDMVLHTLFTGILFLSSLFMWWHLVNKVEGSVRLSGLKKIGYIFANGILITPACALIIFSKVPMYDTYADPAVWAEALKLCVPAGTLSGLNLSGPEMFISMPVLEDQQTGGVIMKIIQEIVYGIILATTFFTWFREDTKKSNDATEQYLEANPHVRHL; encoded by the coding sequence ATGGATATACGAATATTTGGATTTGAGGCTTTGTGGAGCCCGTATCTGTTAGTCAGTACATTGGTGATCATCCTTGCGTATTTTTATGTGACATACATCAAATCAAGGGAGAGTTTCAAGAAAAAGGAAGGTTTTTATTTTACTAGTGCAATGATCCTTTTTTATATCATTAAAGGGTCTCCGGTTGATTTGCTTGGCCATTTATCATTCTCGGTCCATATGGTGCAAATGGCTTTCTTGTTCTTGGTTATTCCGCCGATTCTTCTTCTTGGGATTCCAGAATGGATCTACAGGAAGTTTGTCTTTAAGAAATGGTTTATTGCGATTTCAAATCCATTGTTTACGCTGATTTTCTTTAATGGAATCTTCTCCTTTTACCATGTTCCATCTATTTTTGACGTGGTTAAGGTTGATATGGTGCTGCATACCTTATTTACTGGGATATTATTTCTGTCCTCCTTATTCATGTGGTGGCATCTCGTTAATAAGGTAGAGGGCAGCGTCCGTCTGTCAGGCTTGAAGAAAATAGGCTATATCTTTGCCAATGGCATCTTAATTACACCGGCATGTGCCTTGATTATTTTTTCGAAGGTACCCATGTATGATACGTACGCAGACCCTGCTGTATGGGCAGAGGCATTGAAGCTTTGTGTGCCGGCTGGAACGCTGTCAGGCTTGAATTTAAGCGGTCCTGAAATGTTCATTTCTATGCCTGTATTAGAGGATCAGCAAACAGGCGGAGTAATCATGAAAATCATTCAGGAGATTGTTTATGGGATTATCCTGGCTACAACTTTCTTCACCTGGTTCAGAGAGGATACGAAAAAGAGCAATGATGCAACAGAGCAATATTTAGAGGCTAACCCTCATGTCAGACATTTGTAA
- the coxB gene encoding cytochrome c oxidase subunit II produces MKKWRIASLIAVFTLILSGCGQPYLSALNPAGEVAKKQYDLMLLSTSIMVLVIIVVVILFVLALLKFRRKKGDNSIPKQIEGNHKLEILWTVIPIVLLIILAVPTIYYTFYFSDVSAKDGKDADGNPTAVQINVRASLYWWEFEYPNDGFITGQELVVPTDEKVYFNLKASDVKHSFWIPSAGGKLDTNTDNVNEFWLEFNEGKSEEAGRTFYGKCAELCGPSHALMDFKVKALPRDEYDAWVAEMKETKQSEVELTDATAKEGQEIFNKSCIGCHAIDSNDQRPEQARLAPSLANFADRALVAGYLENNEENVKKWLEDPESVKEGNRMTDTYGKLTDEQINALTKYLGTLSVED; encoded by the coding sequence ATGAAAAAATGGCGAATTGCTTCCTTGATTGCAGTGTTCACGCTAATCTTATCAGGATGCGGGCAACCGTATTTGTCAGCGCTGAACCCTGCAGGCGAGGTAGCGAAGAAGCAATATGACTTAATGCTTTTAAGTACATCCATCATGGTTTTAGTCATCATAGTTGTCGTAATTTTGTTTGTTCTCGCACTTTTAAAGTTTCGTCGCAAGAAAGGGGACAACTCTATTCCGAAGCAGATTGAAGGCAATCATAAGCTGGAGATCCTTTGGACAGTCATCCCAATCGTATTATTGATCATATTGGCTGTTCCGACTATTTACTATACGTTTTATTTCTCAGACGTATCAGCAAAGGACGGAAAGGACGCCGATGGGAATCCTACTGCAGTACAAATTAATGTAAGGGCCAGTTTATATTGGTGGGAGTTTGAATACCCAAATGACGGCTTCATCACAGGGCAGGAGCTTGTCGTGCCGACTGATGAAAAGGTTTACTTTAATCTAAAGGCATCTGATGTTAAGCACTCCTTCTGGATTCCTTCAGCAGGCGGAAAGCTTGATACGAACACAGATAATGTGAACGAATTCTGGCTTGAGTTTAATGAGGGGAAAAGTGAAGAGGCTGGAAGGACGTTCTATGGAAAATGTGCTGAACTATGCGGACCTTCGCATGCTTTGATGGACTTCAAGGTAAAAGCATTGCCAAGGGATGAGTATGATGCATGGGTTGCGGAAATGAAAGAAACGAAGCAATCTGAAGTGGAATTGACAGATGCCACAGCAAAAGAGGGACAGGAGATTTTCAACAAGAGCTGTATTGGCTGCCATGCCATTGACTCCAACGACCAAAGGCCGGAACAGGCCAGACTTGCCCCGAGCTTAGCTAACTTTGCTGATCGTGCACTCGTTGCAGGATATCTCGAGAATAATGAGGAAAACGTAAAGAAATGGTTAGAGGATCCTGAGTCAGTTAAAGAAGGTAACAGAATGACAGATACATACGGAAAACTGACCGATGAGCAGATTAACGCGCTAACAAAATACTTGGGAACCTTATCCGTTGAAGATTAA
- the ctaD gene encoding cytochrome c oxidase subunit I codes for MSTLTQKKGVLGTIWDYLTTVDHKKIAKLYLIAGGFFFLIGGLEAMFIRIQLAKPENDFISGGTFNEIITMHGTTMIFLAAMPLLLGFMNAIMPLQIGARDVAFPFLNSLGFWLFFFGGIFLNLSWFMGGAPDAGWTSYASLSLESEGHGIDFYVLGLQISGMGTLIGGINFLVTIINMRAPGMTFMRMPLFTWTTFVASALILFAFPPLTVGLTLMMFDRMFGSNFFVTAMGGNTIIWEHLFWIFGHPEVYILILPAFGIFSEIIPTFSRKRLFGYSSMVFATILIGFLGFMVWAHHMFTVGLGPVANAIFAVATMAIAVPTGIKIFNWLFTMWGGQITFTTPMLYAVAFIPSFVMGGVTGIMNAAAPADYQYHDSYFVVAHFHYVIVGGVVLALLAGTHFYWPKMFGTMLNEFWGKVTFWLFLIGFHLTFFIQHFLGLLGMPRRVFTYLNDQGWDNANLISTIGAFLMAVAVIILLINIVMTSIKNVRVGNDPWHDGRTLEWAIPSPPPEHNFDRTPLVRGYDTWWIEKMEGRKTLTPAEPLGDIHMPSGSILPIFISLGLFIAAFGALYNATDKEWTVPVMIIGLLITFIAMLVRAIKDDPGYHIHKEDLIASEHNDNKGVDL; via the coding sequence GTGAGTACTCTTACTCAGAAAAAAGGGGTTCTTGGGACGATTTGGGATTACCTGACAACGGTTGACCATAAAAAAATCGCCAAGTTATATTTAATCGCCGGAGGATTTTTCTTCCTCATAGGCGGTCTTGAAGCAATGTTTATCAGGATTCAGCTTGCAAAGCCTGAGAATGATTTTATCAGCGGCGGAACATTTAATGAAATTATTACGATGCATGGAACCACCATGATCTTCCTTGCTGCCATGCCGCTGTTATTGGGCTTTATGAATGCCATCATGCCGCTCCAAATCGGGGCGCGTGACGTCGCATTTCCATTCTTGAATTCCTTGGGCTTTTGGCTGTTCTTCTTCGGCGGGATTTTCTTGAATCTCAGCTGGTTTATGGGAGGAGCGCCGGATGCGGGCTGGACATCTTATGCGTCCTTATCTCTTGAATCGGAGGGCCATGGGATTGATTTCTATGTACTTGGTCTTCAAATATCAGGTATGGGAACGTTAATCGGGGGTATTAACTTCTTAGTGACCATTATCAATATGCGTGCCCCTGGAATGACATTTATGCGCATGCCGTTGTTCACTTGGACGACTTTCGTGGCATCAGCGCTTATTCTTTTCGCGTTTCCTCCGTTAACGGTAGGATTAACATTGATGATGTTTGACCGCATGTTCGGTTCGAACTTCTTCGTCACTGCTATGGGCGGTAACACGATTATCTGGGAGCATTTATTCTGGATATTTGGACACCCGGAAGTATATATTCTTATATTGCCGGCTTTCGGAATCTTCTCAGAAATTATTCCGACGTTCTCTCGGAAAAGATTGTTTGGTTATTCATCCATGGTATTCGCGACGATTTTGATTGGTTTCCTTGGCTTCATGGTTTGGGCCCACCATATGTTCACAGTAGGTCTTGGACCAGTAGCTAATGCAATCTTTGCGGTTGCCACAATGGCTATCGCTGTACCGACCGGTATTAAAATCTTTAACTGGCTGTTTACGATGTGGGGCGGTCAGATTACGTTCACGACTCCAATGCTTTATGCAGTGGCCTTCATACCTTCCTTTGTAATGGGCGGTGTAACGGGAATCATGAATGCGGCAGCACCTGCAGATTACCAATATCATGACAGTTATTTCGTCGTTGCTCACTTCCATTATGTTATCGTTGGTGGAGTTGTGCTGGCGCTGCTTGCAGGTACACATTTCTATTGGCCGAAAATGTTTGGAACGATGTTGAATGAATTCTGGGGAAAAGTAACCTTCTGGCTATTCTTAATTGGTTTCCATCTGACATTCTTTATCCAGCATTTCCTCGGACTGCTTGGTATGCCGAGACGTGTGTTCACTTATCTGAATGATCAAGGCTGGGATAATGCCAACCTGATATCTACGATAGGGGCATTCTTAATGGCTGTAGCGGTCATTATCCTATTGATTAATATTGTCATGACTTCAATCAAAAATGTTAGAGTCGGTAACGACCCATGGCACGATGGTCGTACATTGGAATGGGCTATTCCATCACCGCCGCCTGAGCATAACTTTGACAGGACACCACTTGTAAGAGGTTATGATACATGGTGGATTGAGAAGATGGAAGGACGAAAAACATTGACACCGGCTGAACCGCTTGGAGATATCCATATGCCTAGCGGGTCTATTCTGCCAATCTTTATCTCACTTGGTTTATTCATTGCCGCATTTGGTGCGTTGTACAATGCGACAGATAAAGAGTGGACTGTACCGGTTATGATTATTGGTTTACTGATTACCTTTATAGCCATGCTGGTTCGTGCGATCAAGGATGATCCTGGCTATCATATTCATAAAGAAGACCTAATCGCTTCCGAGCATAATGACAATAAGGGGGTTGATCTATAA
- a CDS encoding COX15/CtaA family protein, with translation MHTKLKWFSVMTTFVMLCILLGGALVTKTDSGMGCGRSWPLCHGQLIPENITPELVIELAHRVFSGVGTFMVAGLALWSWKAIGRIRETKFLAVLSISFLIIQALIGAAAVIWSQSDFVMALHFGISLISFAAVLLLTLLIFEVDKKFEADQLIIPRRLSFHFIAITIYSYLVIYTGALVRHTEASLVCPDWPFCFNNAVGFNYNMYQWIQMGHRLAAGLLFIWIVYLAFVIWRHHRHIKVMFHGWNIALILVSLQVIAGAFIIYTRSNLYIALMHALFISCLFGLFSYFLLLVSRNRKNSQRLSAADRSNPNKEHSDKTYTAL, from the coding sequence ATGCATACAAAGTTAAAATGGTTCTCTGTTATGACGACCTTTGTCATGCTTTGCATCCTCCTCGGGGGAGCACTTGTCACGAAAACCGACTCCGGTATGGGCTGCGGGCGTTCATGGCCACTGTGCCACGGACAGCTGATTCCCGAAAACATCACACCTGAGCTGGTCATCGAGCTGGCTCATCGGGTATTCTCCGGTGTCGGCACATTCATGGTTGCAGGCTTAGCCCTTTGGTCATGGAAGGCAATCGGCCGTATCAGAGAAACAAAATTTCTAGCTGTACTGTCTATTTCATTTCTCATTATTCAGGCATTAATCGGTGCTGCAGCAGTCATCTGGAGCCAATCAGACTTTGTCATGGCCCTTCATTTTGGAATTTCGTTAATTTCTTTTGCTGCCGTGCTGCTTCTCACCCTGCTGATCTTTGAGGTTGACAAAAAATTCGAAGCAGATCAACTGATTATCCCAAGACGGCTTTCTTTTCATTTCATTGCCATAACCATCTATTCTTACCTAGTCATCTACACGGGTGCTCTCGTTCGCCATACGGAGGCAAGTCTTGTCTGCCCAGATTGGCCATTTTGCTTTAATAATGCAGTCGGGTTTAACTATAATATGTACCAATGGATTCAAATGGGGCATCGCCTGGCTGCCGGCCTCTTGTTTATTTGGATTGTTTATCTGGCATTTGTTATCTGGCGTCATCATAGACATATCAAGGTCATGTTTCACGGCTGGAACATTGCCCTCATACTTGTTTCTTTACAAGTGATTGCCGGCGCCTTTATTATCTATACCCGTTCAAACCTTTATATAGCCTTAATGCATGCATTATTCATCTCATGTCTTTTCGGTCTCTTTTCTTACTTTCTTTTACTCGTGTCAAGAAACCGGAAGAATAGTCAGAGACTTTCTGCTGCAGACCGGAGCAATCCGAACAAGGAGCATTCAGATAAAACCTATACGGCCTTATGA
- the ctaF gene encoding cytochrome c oxidase subunit IVB, translating to MENHTNTHLSKEALKYRRKKHAEDMKQQVITFVMMILLTVIAFFAVGYDGYSKWFVKPFILLLAIIQVIFQLYYFMHMSQKGHGTIATFLYTGLIIGLSAVVAFVLIVWI from the coding sequence ATGGAAAATCATACAAATACTCATCTTAGTAAAGAAGCCCTGAAATATAGACGCAAAAAACATGCGGAAGATATGAAGCAACAGGTCATTACCTTCGTGATGATGATCCTGCTGACAGTGATTGCCTTCTTTGCGGTTGGATATGACGGTTATTCTAAATGGTTTGTAAAGCCGTTCATCCTTCTCTTGGCAATCATACAAGTCATCTTTCAGTTGTATTACTTCATGCATATGAGTCAAAAGGGGCATGGAACGATTGCTACTTTCCTATATACAGGTTTAATAATCGGTCTTTCTGCTGTTGTTGCTTTTGTTCTCATTGTATGGATCTAA
- a CDS encoding DUF420 domain-containing protein → MSSSIPVLPTISTACIVISAILVGFGVWQIKKKNRETHEKLMFWAAVFAVVFFVIYASRTIFIGNTAFGGPDSLKIYYTIFLIMHITFATIGAVLGIMSLYYGYKKNFVKHRTIGPIASAIWIPNAFAGVAVYLLLYVIYSGGETTSVFKAILGL, encoded by the coding sequence ATGAGCAGTTCCATTCCTGTTTTGCCGACGATCAGCACTGCCTGTATTGTTATTAGTGCCATCTTAGTTGGCTTTGGTGTTTGGCAGATTAAAAAGAAAAATCGAGAAACACATGAAAAATTAATGTTTTGGGCTGCGGTCTTTGCAGTTGTGTTTTTTGTCATCTATGCAAGCAGAACAATCTTCATTGGAAACACAGCGTTTGGCGGACCAGACTCCCTGAAGATTTATTATACGATTTTCTTGATTATGCATATCACGTTTGCGACCATCGGAGCCGTGCTCGGCATTATGTCTTTGTATTACGGCTATAAGAAAAATTTCGTTAAGCATAGAACAATTGGACCGATAGCGAGTGCCATTTGGATACCAAATGCATTTGCAGGCGTGGCTGTATACTTGCTGCTCTATGTCATCTACAGCGGCGGGGAAACAACGAGCGTGTTCAAAGCCATTCTTGGGTTATAA
- the pyc gene encoding pyruvate carboxylase translates to MKKTEDLKKKKIKKVLVANRGEIAIRVFRACNELGIRTVGIYSKEDYISYHRYKADEAYLVGAGKKPIDAYLDIEGILEIAKMSGADAIHPGYGFLSENIEFAKRCHEEGFIFIGPGIKHLDMFGDKVEAKEQAKLAGIPIIPGSDGPVSGLDDVIRFGKENGFPIIIKAALGGGGRGMRIVRQESEIEEGYQRAKSEAKASFGSDEVYVERFIENPKHIEVQILGDQYGDIVHLFERDCSVQRRHQKVVEVAPSVSLSTDLRERICRAAVQLMENVQYVNAGTVEFLVSGDEFYFIEVNPRVQVEHTITEMITGVDIVQSQIMIAEGHRLHDKYMHIPAQENLKINGYAIQARVTTEDPLNHFMPDTGRIKAYRSGGGFGVRLDAGNAYQGSVITPYYDSLLVKVSTHASEFKQASAKMLRNLREFRIRGIKTNIPFLENVIRHEKFLKGEYDTSFIDMTPELFVFPEQKDRGTKMLNYLANVTVNGFPGIGKKEKPHFDPVKIPALPKGFSHESGTKQLLDSRGPEGLAAWVKEQKKVLITDTTFRDAHQSLLATRVRTQDMLRIAEPTAKLLPNLFSMELWGGATFDVAYRFLKEDPWERLLKLRQEMPNLLFQMLLRSSNAVGYSNYPDNCIKEFVTKSAYAGVDVFRIFDSLNWVKGMEKTIESVRDVNRVAEAAICYTGDILDPTRTKYDLNYYKELAKELEAQGAHILAIKDMAGLLKPEAAYRLVSELKEAVELPIHLHTHDTSGNGIFQYTRAIDAGVDIVDTALGSMAGLTSQPGLNTLYYALEGNPRQPQTDIAAVEQLSQYWEGVRSYYQDFESGMKSPHTEVYQHEMPGGQYSNLQQQAKGVGLSDRWDEVKEMYARVNILFGDLVKVTPSSKVVGDMALFMVQNHLSEQDVLKHGDSLDFPDSVIELFSGQLGQPYGGFPEELQRVILKGQEPITVRPGELLEDVNFEQLKDELDAKLTHPATQFDVLAYALYPKVFLDYETARNTYGDLSVLDTPSFHYGMRVGEEIEVEIERGKTLIIKLISIGEPLADGTRTVYFELNGQAREVSIKDESVKSTAVTKRKSDPSIPGQLGATMPGTVVKVNVQKGDHVKKGDHLMITEAMKMETTVQAPFDGVIKMINVVSGEAVETGDLLLEMEK, encoded by the coding sequence ATGAAGAAGACAGAGGATTTAAAAAAGAAAAAAATAAAAAAGGTTCTTGTAGCAAATCGCGGAGAGATTGCTATTCGTGTGTTCAGGGCCTGCAATGAGCTCGGTATCCGGACTGTTGGAATCTATTCGAAGGAGGATTACATTTCTTATCACCGCTATAAAGCAGATGAAGCTTATTTGGTCGGTGCTGGTAAGAAGCCGATTGATGCCTATCTTGATATCGAGGGTATTCTTGAAATTGCGAAAATGAGCGGTGCGGATGCCATCCATCCGGGATATGGGTTCTTGTCAGAAAATATTGAGTTTGCCAAGCGCTGTCATGAGGAAGGTTTCATTTTCATCGGTCCTGGGATAAAGCATCTGGATATGTTTGGCGACAAGGTGGAGGCGAAGGAACAGGCGAAGCTTGCTGGTATTCCAATTATTCCAGGTAGTGACGGCCCTGTATCCGGGTTGGATGACGTCATCCGTTTCGGGAAGGAAAATGGCTTCCCGATAATCATTAAAGCTGCTCTTGGCGGCGGCGGACGAGGGATGAGAATTGTCCGGCAGGAGAGTGAAATTGAAGAAGGCTATCAGCGTGCTAAATCTGAAGCAAAGGCTTCGTTTGGAAGTGATGAAGTCTATGTGGAACGATTCATCGAGAATCCTAAGCATATCGAGGTCCAGATTCTTGGGGATCAATATGGAGATATCGTTCATTTATTTGAGCGTGACTGCTCCGTACAGCGCCGCCATCAAAAAGTCGTTGAAGTAGCACCGAGCGTTTCCTTATCCACAGACTTGCGGGAGAGAATTTGCCGTGCGGCTGTTCAATTAATGGAGAATGTCCAGTATGTTAATGCTGGCACGGTTGAATTCCTCGTTTCTGGAGATGAGTTTTATTTCATTGAGGTCAATCCTCGCGTTCAGGTAGAGCACACAATTACGGAAATGATTACAGGAGTGGATATTGTCCAGTCGCAAATCATGATAGCCGAGGGACATCGATTGCATGACAAGTATATGCATATCCCTGCTCAAGAGAATCTAAAAATAAATGGGTATGCCATTCAAGCAAGGGTAACAACCGAGGACCCACTGAATCATTTCATGCCGGACACAGGGCGCATTAAAGCATACCGTTCAGGAGGCGGCTTCGGTGTTCGCCTTGATGCAGGCAATGCTTATCAAGGGTCAGTCATTACTCCTTATTATGATTCCTTGCTTGTAAAGGTTTCTACCCATGCGTCTGAATTTAAACAGGCTAGTGCGAAAATGCTCCGCAATCTTCGTGAATTCCGGATTCGCGGCATAAAAACGAATATCCCGTTTCTTGAGAATGTTATAAGACATGAGAAATTTTTAAAGGGCGAATATGACACATCCTTTATCGATATGACACCTGAGCTCTTTGTCTTTCCAGAACAAAAGGACCGGGGAACAAAGATGTTGAACTACTTAGCCAATGTCACTGTGAACGGCTTCCCAGGAATCGGTAAAAAGGAAAAGCCGCATTTTGATCCGGTCAAAATCCCTGCTCTCCCAAAGGGGTTTAGCCATGAATCAGGAACAAAGCAATTGCTTGATTCAAGAGGACCTGAAGGATTAGCGGCATGGGTAAAGGAACAAAAGAAGGTCCTTATTACGGATACGACATTCAGGGATGCACACCAATCCTTGCTGGCAACACGTGTACGGACACAGGATATGCTGCGCATCGCTGAGCCGACAGCCAAGCTCCTGCCGAATTTGTTCTCGATGGAACTGTGGGGTGGAGCAACATTTGATGTAGCTTATCGATTCTTGAAGGAGGACCCGTGGGAGCGGTTATTAAAGCTGAGACAGGAAATGCCGAATCTGTTATTCCAAATGCTGCTTCGTTCTTCCAATGCGGTCGGCTATAGCAATTATCCAGATAATTGCATTAAAGAGTTCGTTACGAAATCGGCCTATGCTGGTGTAGACGTTTTCCGTATTTTTGATAGTTTGAACTGGGTGAAGGGGATGGAGAAGACCATTGAGTCAGTCCGTGATGTGAATCGGGTGGCAGAGGCTGCGATTTGCTATACAGGAGACATCTTGGACCCAACAAGAACAAAGTATGACTTGAATTATTATAAGGAGCTGGCAAAGGAGCTGGAAGCACAAGGGGCCCATATTCTTGCTATTAAGGATATGGCTGGCCTGCTGAAGCCTGAAGCAGCGTACCGATTAGTGTCTGAGCTTAAAGAGGCTGTTGAACTGCCTATTCATCTTCATACACATGATACGAGCGGAAATGGAATCTTCCAGTATACAAGGGCTATTGATGCAGGAGTAGATATCGTCGATACCGCGCTTGGCTCCATGGCTGGATTAACCTCTCAGCCTGGATTGAATACGCTGTATTATGCACTGGAAGGGAACCCAAGGCAGCCACAGACAGATATTGCGGCAGTGGAGCAATTATCTCAATACTGGGAAGGCGTTAGAAGCTATTATCAGGACTTTGAGAGCGGCATGAAGTCCCCGCATACAGAAGTGTATCAGCATGAGATGCCGGGAGGACAATACTCGAATCTGCAGCAGCAGGCGAAGGGTGTAGGGCTATCCGACCGATGGGATGAAGTAAAAGAAATGTATGCCCGCGTAAACATCTTGTTTGGAGATTTGGTAAAAGTAACGCCTTCCTCAAAGGTTGTAGGTGACATGGCTCTATTCATGGTGCAAAATCACCTCTCAGAGCAGGATGTACTAAAACATGGTGATTCACTTGACTTCCCTGATTCAGTCATCGAATTATTCAGCGGTCAGCTTGGCCAGCCGTATGGTGGGTTCCCTGAGGAACTTCAAAGGGTAATCCTAAAAGGGCAAGAGCCGATAACGGTCCGCCCAGGAGAGCTTTTAGAGGATGTAAATTTCGAGCAATTAAAAGATGAGCTTGATGCTAAATTGACTCATCCTGCTACACAGTTCGATGTGCTTGCCTATGCGCTTTATCCAAAGGTGTTTCTGGATTACGAAACAGCTAGAAATACGTATGGAGACCTTTCTGTTTTGGATACGCCGTCCTTCCATTACGGTATGAGAGTAGGCGAGGAGATTGAGGTTGAAATTGAAAGAGGCAAGACACTGATTATTAAATTAATCTCTATTGGCGAACCACTTGCTGATGGAACGAGAACCGTGTATTTTGAGTTGAATGGACAGGCTAGGGAAGTGTCGATTAAGGACGAAAGCGTTAAGTCAACGGCCGTTACCAAAAGGAAAAGTGACCCTTCCATCCCGGGACAGCTTGGGGCTACGATGCCAGGAACTGTCGTGAAGGTAAATGTACAAAAGGGAGACCATGTAAAAAAAGGCGATCATTTAATGATCACTGAAGCGATGAAAATGGAAACTACTGTACAAGCCCCATTTGACGGAGTTATCAAAATGATTAACGTAGTGAGCGGTGAAGCAGTAGAAACCGGAGATCTATTGCTTGAAATGGAAAAATAA
- a CDS encoding cytochrome (ubi)quinol oxidase subunit III, protein MAVQQKFTPETWPSHPERFTEEGKHKFLGFWLFIAAETVLFASLFATYLALKDSVPANKEMALASDIYGLELAFIATMLLLTSSLTSVYAMYHMKNFDFKQMQFWLFVTVVLGLAFLGLEIYEFNHYVHEFNHTFTSSAFGSAFYTLVGFHGAHVTFGLLWIITLMLRHSKRGLNLNNAPKFYIASLYWHFIDVVWVFIFTVVYLMGMVG, encoded by the coding sequence ATGGCAGTGCAGCAAAAATTCACTCCTGAAACATGGCCATCCCACCCGGAGCGATTCACTGAAGAAGGAAAGCATAAGTTTCTCGGGTTCTGGCTGTTTATTGCAGCTGAAACGGTCCTTTTTGCATCCTTGTTTGCGACCTATCTTGCTTTGAAGGACAGTGTACCGGCTAATAAAGAAATGGCACTTGCCTCTGATATTTATGGATTGGAGCTTGCTTTTATTGCAACCATGCTCCTTTTGACAAGTTCCTTGACCAGTGTGTATGCCATGTACCATATGAAGAATTTCGACTTTAAGCAAATGCAGTTCTGGTTATTTGTGACCGTCGTGCTTGGATTGGCCTTCCTTGGTCTTGAAATTTATGAGTTCAATCATTATGTTCATGAGTTCAATCATACATTTACGAGCTCTGCATTTGGCTCTGCCTTCTATACATTAGTTGGCTTCCACGGAGCCCACGTAACGTTTGGTCTCTTATGGATTATTACATTAATGCTGAGACACTCGAAGCGCGGCCTTAATTTAAATAATGCACCTAAATTCTATATAGCAAGCCTTTATTGGCATTTCATCGACGTTGTTTGGGTGTTCATTTTCACGGTTGTTTACTTAATGGGAATGGTGGGGTGA
- the cyoE gene encoding heme o synthase, producing the protein MESKAAAHTSFENQEGLKTEKETGNTLLKDFLVLIKIGIVNSNVITAFTGIWLGLYFTDQHFFANLDIVLLGVVGIALIIGGSGCLNNYIDRDIDLYMERTKKRPTVTGKVNPLKVLYTGLAMVLIGTLMLLAASPTAALLGLFGVFAYVVMYTIWTKRKIVSNTVVGSISGAMPPLIGWAVVDPSLHPVAWGLFLLMFVWQPPHFYALAMKRTEEYRAAAIPMLPVVKGFHTTKVHMLVWVVLLLPIPVLLAPIGMPIVVLVTLLNIGWLLLSIKGLSFKKKFTKEEDLKWASKMFIYSLNYLTISFVTMVIISLINLF; encoded by the coding sequence GTGGAATCGAAAGCAGCTGCACACACCTCATTTGAAAACCAAGAAGGCCTGAAAACGGAGAAGGAAACGGGGAACACTCTTTTGAAGGACTTTTTGGTATTAATTAAGATTGGAATTGTCAATTCCAATGTTATAACTGCATTTACAGGTATTTGGCTGGGATTATATTTCACTGATCAGCATTTTTTTGCTAATTTGGATATTGTTTTGCTTGGAGTTGTCGGCATCGCGCTTATTATCGGCGGGTCAGGATGCTTGAACAATTATATTGACCGGGATATTGACCTTTATATGGAGCGGACGAAGAAACGTCCAACGGTAACTGGCAAAGTTAATCCGTTAAAGGTTCTTTATACAGGGCTGGCTATGGTACTAATTGGTACGCTCATGCTATTGGCCGCATCACCGACAGCAGCATTGCTTGGATTGTTTGGAGTTTTTGCTTACGTAGTGATGTACACAATCTGGACGAAGAGAAAAATTGTATCGAATACGGTTGTCGGAAGCATATCAGGAGCAATGCCTCCGTTAATTGGCTGGGCAGTCGTCGATCCATCACTTCATCCAGTAGCCTGGGGGCTGTTTTTGCTGATGTTTGTCTGGCAGCCGCCGCATTTTTATGCACTGGCAATGAAACGGACGGAGGAATATCGGGCTGCAGCCATCCCAATGCTTCCAGTTGTGAAAGGATTCCATACAACGAAGGTCCATATGCTCGTTTGGGTGGTGTTATTGCTGCCAATTCCTGTTTTATTGGCGCCTATCGGCATGCCGATTGTCGTACTGGTTACTTTGCTGAACATCGGCTGGCTTCTATTAAGTATCAAGGGGTTGTCCTTTAAGAAGAAATTCACGAAGGAAGAAGATTTGAAGTGGGCTAGCAAGATGTTCATTTATTCCTTGAATTATTTAACGATATCATTCGTTACAATGGTTATCATTTCATTGATTAACCTTTTTTGA